The genomic segment aaatattgttattcacttttacaatatatatgttCTAAATTCATTGCCGTTTTCTCACTCTTTACGCAATGAGTACATGTTTCATTCTGTTTCTTTATTTCGAATTGGATTAGcttcaaaatgtttttgttaCGAGTACAAACTCACTGAGTATTTAACATACGTACACAATGAATTGtctaatataaaatgaaatttttttttcaagttattattttaCTCAAAATGAGCGTTTCCGTGGTAGAAACTAAAATTTATGGAGATTACGACGTTCCTTTTAATGGGAGTGACGGATGGCCGGCAAATTCGTCAATTGTCTTGACTGAACATCATTGGTGGATTCCACAGTTTGAAATACCTTTtcttattattgttattttactcGGGATTGTTGGCAATATAAGCATAATTGGAGCAATTTTATTGGAGAAAAAATTAAAGGTAAATTTTTAGatagtaaaatttgaaattctaaaatataatGTTTTAAAAAGGCATATGATAacgagaaacaattgaaacatgTTCTGTctgttatattatatttgagaggatatatttgtgttttttattgAACAATTTGTTAATTCCTTTCATTTATCATTTTATCATATATACGAGCtaaacttttaatattttaaattcagttTGCAGGAAACGCCTTCATTGTTAACCTAGCTGTTGCAGATCTAGTTGTTACGTCCTATGTTCTTCCTGGAGTACTTGCTAATgtgatttcaaataaaaatctaTTTCCTACGGCACTTTGTAGTTTTACCGCTGTTGTTCTATCCGTCAGTTGCATCGGATCTATGTACAGCTTGATGTTTGTCGCAATAAACAggtgaaattgaatatatatttttctagcTACCCTACACTGAGTATCttgtaacaaaattaaaattgcaaaatgaTTCAATCGCAATCGCACAATCAGATTTAAAGTCATATTTCCATGGTATGTTTAGATTCAATAAATGAGCATACAAGTTGATAAAGTGACATAGAATATGCATAATATTATCCCGTTAAACGTTTTCTCGACttaatataatttgatttttggaAAGGCTAATTTGCTAATTTACAAAGTCtcaatgtattatttattcacagatACGTGGCTGTAGTTCACAATAACAAATACACGAAGATATTCAGCAATAAGAAAATCGCGGGAATGATAGCCGGACTTTGgatttggtaattttatatattttttgcttaAGGTTTCTTTGTTCTGCAGAGCAAGGTATATGCATTCACTCCGCCGTACATAGCCAATAGCAACAAAAAATGGAATCCCCTCAATTTGGCGTGGCCCATTTTATACACCATGGTTAAGACGGTAAAAATGGGTGGAAGAATGGACGCCAACCACTAAAGGTAATCTGACTCAGAACTTGTTCATATTGTGTTAcattctaaattaaataaaagatTATTATCGAGCCACGAGTAAGTTTCATTCCTATTTGTGATGCGCATCTGTAATCCAATGCACAATTCTCCATCGTGACTGAATTTCAAATGCGGACGTAGAAAATTAATATCACGATTTTTGCATTAtgtaaatttaggaattttGCTAAAAAATCATGAATTTTACATGGTCGCGTTGTTCTTATTTTGAGTGATCAAGCGCATGTGCGGATAATATCGTGCATTGACACGTTTTGGTGCtttaaaattcatgaaatatcGTGACAAATGGTTTGCAATAGGATTATAATTCCAATCATCCAGACTTATCAAAAATCAGTATGTACTCATATACAGGGAGCCATTATGTCTcactataatttaaaaaaatcatcttTTAACTTAAGGCTCTCCAAACTGGGGCACATTAGATATTGAGTATATATAAGAATTCATCTTTCAACCTCACTTAAGAAAAATTTATTACCtgatattaataatttaaaGACATGAGTGTAAGGACTCTCACGGTATAAGCTTTAACTACAACTAGAGTAACTACCAAGTCTACATGACTTATTTTGTCCAATTACAGCACGCAAAGCAGTTTGGGGGTTACACGAGCGATGTATGAATTGCCCAAAAGGTACCTATTAACACAGAGTTTGTGGAACCCTGACTTAAATGAACAAATTTCAATTATGAACAACGTGTCCTTATATCATTCATTTGGTACGATATTGAAAATACAATCTGCCTTTAGTATCCCATCCCATGGGGTATCCCATCGAGACAGccggaaaaaataaaaatatgcaaatatataaagtccataaatttaaatttttaaaatccaaATCTTTACTCCAGGTCTGTCATAGTTACGATACCACCAGCGTTTGGTTGGGGAGACTACAGATATCACAAGAAGATTCACGTTTGCATGTACGATTGCAATGCGGAGTGAGTACTCAATACTtgtaaaatagtttttttctGGTATGCCCTTTGCTTGATCAAATTTTAACCTCAAATtaagaaaatagaaaatgaatcaaatagTAGAAATAAAGAATGTTTAACCCGCACttttatgttatatttatatGCAAGGGGTCTCAAAGCATTATTCTATCAGATTCAGCTGCAATTATTTTATCTATCAATTAAAAATGTAAAAGACTCGCTTATGAATGTATCATTATGTTGTTGTctagcacagtggttcccaaacttttttgatcatcgcccccctaaagtagtttatacaacttcatcgcccccctgtactacaaaaaaatataaagccagaaacgaatatattacagaccaaataagaagacaaatcatagtttatagtgttttttaatgagatagatgagcttggtgttcttcagcgagttttttattatatctaaaattaccccgtttactgatggaaaggtgatttcgttgttttaatagcaatagtagcacggctgaaaaccccctttttaccatataataggtcggaaatgaaagaatccagagTTCTACcatctcaaaaaccgccgtgtactcttgccttatagcatttcactccctaaattcaccccatttcacattaaaataataaaaccaaagttaatttccccaaacttataataatgattttcgtacatctcattcattcgtacagcctgatgacctgcaccaaaaaaattcggaaaaattcatccccgattcctcatcctatcacggcctccagtccgatcaccagtccataattaaccagccatttgtttttggattcatagACTCGGATGTGGAAAAAGCCGTGACTAACTGTcagctacggcccaggggtcggcaaattttatgtcgctcgcaggacaaaattcagggttgctagtattttgcgggtcgcatatatttttcgaaagttAAAAATGGAACAGcgcgcaaaaactgcgacaattcgtgaactcaactcagtcgtcttattaaaaaaatattacaatgacatttaatgtgacactgtcttattgctgcatcacgctggatagctttacgacgccaagattgaaacattttctaaatgggcatcaccaaacccacttctttgcttgttctttgtaatgttcattttcgaaaataatggtttgcacaaatacgtactttcaaacatcgaagtgaatatttccgcatgatttgtgaaattttgataaatattttctttaagaagatacattcttacaaaaattaagcagtgatcaatctctcgaataggatatgtattttatttccttattgctttgcaatatattcgaatatttactgcgctattgaacccctgcactcagcatcaacttttctgcgtgtttccatttgtctaattataattaaattgtaggctcgttaaacgagtggctgttcactacattgttaggatatagtataattcagtataaacgtgtctcacgataaattctgttacgtaaaaaatgtaatttactcctcgtaATTTACTccaaaccgccgtttggatatttccccgggcatagacttccttgtttacttcgtgacattggccaatcagcaagatgcaaaaaacgtaacaatgccccctttcgcatccgctcagacactctcactcaGGCAGATTTTCAGAaatggtcgtgaacattacctcattttcgcgtttttgagttatattcgttagtttttagttgttttttggaaatttgaatataaatcaaataagtcaatgattactttgtctttctatgagtttcagtttaaatacagcaatcaaaaattagtgtagaaatagctgtgatagactaggctaaaattctttatcggtacttttaaaaaacagattgttaaatggtgtgtattagaatgatagtttgaaacagataccccattttacaggcaacaactcgcgaaaccacacTTAAAAATGGGtatcgaaaatttcaaaatggtaaagtatgggaagaattttccgcggtcaaaggtcggggaaaggtccattcagtgaatcgtcccgggtCAGATTATTTTgttccggccgtattttgccgaccactgggatacgcaaactaccttgcCTTACTGCGAAGACTAGACCAcaaatcctttcgcgtgtgataatcgcccacgtgattcaagcctgcgaatgcacacagagtacagaatcaAGTGCGCCGAACGTAAAACAGGTTTCGCAAAATCGCccccttagactttttcgcccccctctgtatcgttttcgcccactggggggcgatatcgcccactttgggaatcactggtctagcACATTCCCTCTAGTCAATTAGAACGATCTATAGAACTCCATAATTATGGATGATAGAAAATGTGAAATAATGAATCTaatgtataaatatattgtttcaGGAAATTTCTCTCTTTTACTGTGTCATACGTTTGCATTTCAATAATCTTACCCTTCTTGGTGACGTGTTTTTGTTATCGAGGTGTATTCGTGGCGTTCAATGAAAACAGGTAAATAGAAATAAACGATTTTTAAAAAGGAAGCCACTTTTGTGCACATACCTAACTTATGTatgattgaattgaaaaataatctCGCAGAAGGGCTTCGTTTTAAATAATACAGTGTTGTTGGAAACATTTTTGAACGTCGGTAATATTTTGTGTATTGTAGATAACAAGTGTAGATAGCAAATACACAGTATATAGtgtataaatgaataaaaatcacTTCTACAGATCAAATGTTCGCAGCATGTCAGAAACTAATACCACAACCACAACTACCAACGTAACAATGGATAAAACCAAACCTAAAACTAAGtaagaattaaataaatattaaatgtatATAATTGTATATATGTTAAGTATACAAATTTGTATTTGAGCCTCTGTTTAACCATCGCATCAATATGAAGTTGCATTTTTAATATTGCTCGTTAGTTCTCATTTATTGGTAATAATCATAAAATTAAATGAGGTCGATACACTTTTGCAGAAAACTAACAGAACGACAAATTCGTGAGCGTCGTCTTGTTATAACATTATTGGCTGCAGTTTCCCTTTTCACTATCTGCTGGCTGCCGTATGCACTCATCATATTGATAAATCATCACGCTCCAGCATTCTACAAACGCAGTGCTGCGTGGCTGGCTTTCACAAACAGGTATGtcaattttgaaacattatgGTAATCTGTTTGCCTCTTGtaagaaaataaaatcatgTATATATACCGGATTCTTGTCAGaaaattatcaatatatatatacaagaaaCTGAGGTCGCTAACGTTACCGGCACCATGAATCAAAAAAGCAAAACTTGAGCAGAAATATTAGACCTCATACGACTCGGATAAATTTCATTAGAAATTGATAAAAGGCCTTCTAgcatttattacaattttcacaTCTTTAAATTTGATTGGTCTATTAGGTGTGAAAAAATGCCCTCAGCAGCAACAACAATAATCACCCCaacgatccataggttcacTTCGTCACCAAACATAAAATGTGATTTTAAGCAACTAAAACCAGCTAAGGGATCAGCCTGTAGGAGTTGCCCATTCTTTTATGgcatttttaattgaaattgcTTCATATTTACTTTTACATTTTGCTATTTTAGTTCGATGAATAGTGTTCTGTATGGTGTGTTGAATCGTAACTTCAGAAATGGATACAAAAAATTGTGGGGAACATTATTTTCGTGTTGTGGATGTTGTGCGAATCTTACTAAAAAACTATTGTCAACGGCCAACATTTCTTCAACTAACGGAACTACTGCGGTGAGTCAAGAATGTCTAAACATTGATTCTAGAATACAAACGATGAACAACTCTTAAGGTTCTTGGGATGACTCGCTCTGTGTGCGTCAAGTTCCTTCCGGAAATACTAACGACTTCAACAAGCTATCGAAATCAAATCATTATTCATTCATGCTTTGTACATAGTATCTTAATATGCGCGGGTAGCGATGGATACAAAAGTTGTTCTTGGTAACACGCGCAAGCTTTCATTCCATCTGATAATAACGACAATGAAAAATTTACAGGCCACCAAGGATCTGTCAAATGAGAAATCATCAGCTCAGGGATACACGAATTTAACGAATATTTCTACAGCGATGCAGCATACAACGGAAATCCGAAAAACTTCGATTGAATAAGCATATTTAAAGCGTTAAATGATGCACTGCACAAAAGGTGTTTGCACAATAACAACAGCGTTCTATTCCAACTTCGTTATTTGGCGGTCCAACTTTTTATTATTCTGTGAATATAAATCAATAACACAATCTAACGAATGGCACTGACGAACAGCAGGCCGGATTTACCAACAGACAAAGCAGGTTGGAGCCGACGGACCTCATGCTCAAAcggaaattcaattttgaactaaCGTTTCCTTTTAACCtccgtttttttaatttaaagacTTCAAAAGGGAAATTTGCTTCCTTTAGTAATCAGGGTAATTATtcttgttccaaatattcatgtttaaaagattgaaaataaaaaattaaatacgatCGAATgaattaccggtatatatatttttataatattcaagGAGATTTTTATCGTAAACCTGTTCATTTTAAGGAATGGAATGCTTCGCATGCGGTAAAGTATCTCGTAGCACCCACGATTTTCTGGTGTGCTTTGATGTCTAACTTACAGCCTTCagctttatttttaaaatttcttattATATAGCAACTTTGACATTTGCAGCACcctgatatttttattgtttacatAAACATTAGTATGTTTTTCAATACATTTTAAATCATATTCTTCATTTTATTATGCGTTTCGAAATACGTGTTTAGAAATACTGTTTAGAACAGGGGTCATAAACATTTAtaaagccgagggctacttccTGGGTACCGATAAGCTAAGGGCTCTCAGTGGGATGCACAATTTTTAAAATCCAATTTGCTCGATCAAACGTTGACTATTGCTATTAATAGTATTTAGCAACTAGGAGACACTGATGATGTTAACAATTATTTAGCAAAATTATTAACGACTATAACAACATAGGGAATAAATTATCATCAATACCACCTGTATTTTAGCTAGATTTataacagacctgcgggcgactcatgtGGTCCATGTGGGCGACTTTGTGCCCACGGGAACCGCGTTGGTGCCCCCTAGTTTGGAACATCCAGATAGAAAGTTTCAATTTTACAGAAAAAGGGAATGGGTTGATTGAAAATTTATACTGATTTTATTATGACTGAAAATTCTTTTTTACTTATCggtcttaagatcggtaagtatgttgataggtaattgtttgtctgtctgtatgtctgtttgtttgtctgttagatgaacgcgatatctcacgggggcgaggttgaatctgctccaaattttgcatgtgcattcatcatatctcggaccagaagcctattgattttggatgaattgtgcCGTATAACTAGCGagttaattaataattaatgaTGAAACATGCGGTGTCattatagagtcatgaatcgaaaccgcagtttcgatcgataagtcttcggtctccgaccgatattctcgtttactaaTTTACTTACTTTATTCTTGAATGTAATTTTCcagttttgcattatttgttatatataccGTCACAAATATAACATTATACTGTAGTTGTGAAGCTTTGTGTCATCCATTCCAATAAACTTTCGTAAAAACTGTCATTGCTTATGAATAAGGACCAAATTCCAATTTTCGCCGAGTCTACCAATTTCGAAGTTGAACAATTTTTGGATGATGTTCGGGCAGTtgttttgtaaatatatatacaagatgAATATAAGGTACTGGTTTACCTataaaaattactatttttctaCTGGACTAAGATGTGATATACGCTTTTGCTGAAACTATAATCGGGCGAATTGACATAAGCATGGAAGTACATTCGATTGAATAATCttatcactttttttttcatttgataaatgCTTTGCGATGACATAGTACTAGGAATATTACCACACCAGTCCTAATGGTCACGCAAATCACGCATCACCAACGTTTTATTGATTGTATTTAATTGATTATTGtgaattgtttcaaattttgaataccACCGACTTCAATTTGGTGCATACCAGCTTACATTCAAAAGTCTGCCGTGAGCGCTGTGAAGTTTTACTCGACGGCGATGCGATGTGGTTACGCATCGTCGTCCGTCGTCAGCTTTTTTGTCGACAGCAAACTTTATTTATTCTGGGCAACAAGCTTCAGCTAGCATATCGTGTGAAGGCAGATTACGGTTATAGATGGGTTGCTGTTCGCTTAGTCTGAGAGTAAAAGCAGAAAGCGTTGTCAAAAAGTAGCGGCTAATGTGTTCCAGATTGCATAACAATTTCCATGAATCAATGCTAAGGTCACTGTACTGAGACTGTACTGAATTATAACTGTATTGACCTTTGTCACAATATGATTTTGCAGCGATATCGATAATCAACCGCTAAATAAACTTCTAGTTGTGGAGTATATTACATACATAGATAAGCAAGTATGAAGGTTATAGTTGCAGGCTTACCCAATACTGGTACTGAGGCCGTAGAAGCAGCCTTGAGTTCACTGGGCTACAATGTTTATGGCCGTGGCGAACATGTACTTTTACTTGGCAATGGCTGGGGAAAGATTTTAAATGAACACAGCACAATTGATGATGTTCGAGAAATGTACAAAGATGTTGATGCGGTTGCTGATGTGCCTGCATGTTACTTTTGGGAAGAAATTCTAATGGCTTACCCCGATTCTAAAGTAAGAATACTGGTTACTTGTTGTTGTATATTTGGTTCTCCTTGCTCAGAGCGAGCAAAAGTGACTTCAAAATCTAAATTATTGTCCATTTTGGACTCTGCGGTCCGTATGTGAGCTCGTAAATCGCTGAAATTTGTAAATTGGATCGAACAAGAACCATTGATTATGAGAATATATAAGATTGAACCTAGGAATTATACACGGCGCTTCATTCATCATTCATGTTGAAATATTATGCGGTCGGCCGTGACCGATTACGAAACCGGTTTGCGAAATAAAGTATATTATGTTTTATGTTCTGCCGGTTGTCAATACCAATCAAGTTCGTTCCATACCACATATCGCATTTAGGCCGTGCGgaatccaattcatatctagtAGGTGAACTTTATATGCTAGCATCGAAGCGAGttaaataagacctagtcaccTTTTTCCAGTTGTTTGAATTAAGTAAAAAATGAATCATACGGCAATGACCGAACAGCTTTTCCTAAGGTATTTTGCTGCAATGGAGAGCTGAATCTGCCGATGCGCCCTCGATCAAGTGTGCATAAAACACATGACATTTTTCTAAATTAACTGatttttttagataattttCACGAAGCACACAGATGAAAATGTTTGGGCAGATGGGATTGCGGACCTAATTAAGAAAGGACACAGTGATTGCGACAAAGATTTTCTTACGATGACGTCACCAACAATGCGTAGAATAAGTAACAGGGTTGAAATTCCCATGGGTAATTATTGAGTACTGCAATATGATTATTCTAGGTAAAGTTTATTAGACTGATATccgaaatgaataaaataggGCTGGTTGGTTGTTCGCTGTCAAATTAAGATATTTTGAATTCAGCATAAGTACAAGTCACATGCACTCATACATTCATCAATGTGCGGGATTTTTGTTAATTCGAAGTTCACAGCATTTGGTTAAGTCTTCTGCCACTACCCAATTCTggtagatcaggggtgggcaagattTTTGAATCAGGGGTCCAAatttttgcccacctagactggcgggccatgtaagtgtgccgtaaaaagtaacattttaagaacaatatttacagtgttacaaagcaaagggggaaaacaataagcctgaAATGAATATATAGAATCCAAAAGAATATTTACATTGGGCTTCGGAGTGATATTTGGTGACCATAAGAGAAAATGGAATAAATAGATCACTATTTCCTCAACAATTATACCATTATAAAGTTTATTCAATTTAGAGCGATTGGTGTACGGATTTTCTCCGCCAGGTATGTTTTCTAAATTGTATGTCAACAAGAGTCTTGCCAAGAAAAGATACAGAGCTCATAATGCACATGTATTGGAAgtaagtatatattttattcatggTGGGCTAACGggcgaatatttattttaaagtcactaactttaatataaaaatcataATCTGTTTTTACGCAGAATTCCCCGAAAGATCAATTACTAGAATATAAAGTATCGGATGGCTGGAAACCATTGTGCGAATTTCTTGGCGTAGATGTACCCAATGTAAGATTTCCCAGCGTGGAGGAAGGGCAGTCTCTGATAAAGAATCGTTTAAAGGATAATCCGGTGCTTCTAAGGTCTAAGTTGGAACAAAAAGTTGCGGTTTCTCTCTTTGGTGTTGCAATGGCGTGTTTGGTATACAAACTAGCGAAGGACCCGCCAACTGCTCTTCAAAATGCTTGTGACTGGGTGCAGGAAACATTCTCTTCCATgctcaaaaaataataaaaccggATTGAAACACATTTAATTCGATACAATTAAGCAGTTGACGGCACTGTACTGCATTTCAATTGCATG from the Styela clava chromosome 5, kaStyClav1.hap1.2, whole genome shotgun sequence genome contains:
- the LOC120344503 gene encoding melatonin receptor type 1A-like; protein product: MSVSVVETKIYGDYDVPFNGSDGWPANSSIVLTEHHWWIPQFEIPFLIIVILLGIVGNISIIGAILLEKKLKFAGNAFIVNLAVADLVVTSYVLPGVLANVISNKNLFPTALCSFTAVVLSVSCIGSMYSLMFVAINRYVAVVHNNKYTKIFSNKKIAGMIAGLWIWSVIVTIPPAFGWGDYRYHKKIHVCMYDCNAEKFLSFTVSYVCISIILPFLVTCFCYRGVFVAFNENRSNVRSMSETNTTTTTTNVTMDKTKPKTKKLTERQIRERRLVITLLAAVSLFTICWLPYALIILINHHAPAFYKRSAAWLAFTNSSMNSVLYGVLNRNFRNGYKKLWGTLFSCCGCCANLTKKLLSTANISSTNGTTAATKDLSNEKSSAQGYTNLTNISTAMQHTTEIRKTSIE
- the LOC120344382 gene encoding uncharacterized protein LOC120344382, with the protein product MKVIVAGLPNTGTEAVEAALSSLGYNVYGRGEHVLLLGNGWGKILNEHSTIDDVREMYKDVDAVADVPACYFWEEILMAYPDSKIIFTKHTDENVWADGIADLIKKGHSDCDKDFLTMTSPTMRRISNRVEIPMERLVYGFSPPGMFSKLYVNKSLAKKRYRAHNAHVLENSPKDQLLEYKVSDGWKPLCEFLGVDVPNVRFPSVEEGQSLIKNRLKDNPVLLRSKLEQKVAVSLFGVAMACLVYKLAKDPPTALQNACDWVQETFSSMLKK